taaaatggaaataaatatGTTCCGATTGTATTTGTAATTTAgtgttgtatttaaaaataattaacatgTCTTTGGCGGGGCCATAAATTAATACGATCGACCTTCACCGTGACGCACGGCACTACGTGTGTGAGTTCGCTGGGCTGTATAGTTTAGCCAGCTAGGCCTAGCGATCACTGACTGAGGTTCGTGCGTgattttttcgtttttttagtATGAAAAAGACATTGCAAAACACCAAGGTATCTTAGGTAATAGAAACCATTGATTAAAGtatgatttttcataattttattattgtcgGCAATGTGGATTTTTCGTGTGCTGACTATAGGCACTAACTAATTGTTATTATCATATAATCGTTAAAAAATATCGAGAAAACTTtacttattttctattttgatTGATGCGAAATGGTATTTTATAGTCAAAAAGTGTAAAATCATATTTGAATTTGTAATATAAATCAGCTAACATTGATACCGGTAAAGTGGAAAAGGCTTTAAATATCTTATCATTATCTGAGCTATACGTAGCATGCGATTTGGAAGGTTCTGGAAAACCTACACTTGTCACATTTGaaagtgttaaaatatatttagcatCGTTTGTCATATCCTCAAAATGTCCAATGACGTCATAATGGATATCGCACGAACCGCAGACCTTATACATCTCGCTCCAATGGACGTTGCCTACGTTAGAGACTAccatattaataaaatcaacaaattcCACGTCTTCAGTTGCATTTCTATCCCATCTATAGTGAcccttaattttgtttacataatacTCAGTACCTCGTTGGTATTTTCCATCTTTCTTCTTCATTTTGTCATTAAATGCTGATAAAAGTCGTGTGAACGGGTGTCTAACGAACATAAATTTAGTGTAGTTAGCCAAAATGTGTTTCTGTTTACTCAATGGGAATGCACCTAGACGGGGTACATGTTTCTTCCACGCACGGCTAACCTGGGCTGCGGTAAGTTTCATCACTTGTGTGTAGTTCATATATTCCGATAGCACCAACATTATTCGACACCAACTTACACTTCCGACTTTCGGAGTTTGACAGAAGACAAGCTTGTGTTTCTCATTTACTAAGAGTTTACTAAGAGGTTTTCCAGCCAGACGTTTTCCATGCCGTAAACACATTTCGTTGGTATGCTTCGTTCGTTTTACATGAATTAACGAATATCTCTTCATGAACTCCTCAATACTTTCTAGTTGTTCTGTTGAATTAGCCTGATgatcaaaataaaatttacgTTAAAATAAAGGTTTAAGCTTGGTGCCTATAGTATTTACAGCGCAACGCAAGTCCGTAtttacgcgcaacgcaagtaatttgaccaatcacgacatgGATGATTCATAATCGACTCATGATTTTGTCAATTTACTGACGTTCATGCCCTTACGACCTTGTGTTGCGTATGCACGCGTCCCTGATGCGGTGGTACGGTAAGATAGACATGCAGTCCCCCGCCTACAGTATCACCAGTCTTAAGTTTTACCCGGGTAGCATTACTTTTTTTCCTATTGCGTTAAggcagaaactatagagggcctgAATTCTcacataaatattcatgatgtGACGTCAAACACTGGAAATAGTTCTCACGCGGTACCGAAAATTATCTCTCGTCGCACTGCGATGGTAGCTGCTGCCAGATGTGCTCAGAATTAGTAAAaggttgaaaaaaataaaagaaaaactgAATTTTTTCACCACAgtgcatttctataaggtccctatatgaacatactaaaagtctacaaaaatccaggtacacaaaatggccgccaatggcgaaaatgtctaaaaattgaccaaaaaacataaatagtagATCTAATTACCGCTTTAGGCCTATAGCAGTTTTTACaatgctttttatatttctttagtgtCAAACATTTCAACTGcaatacaattaatatacatattaatttaagcGCTATTAGAAAATGGCCGCAACATTTTCTAGATGTTGTCTTCCTTTTCTTTTATTCAATTGTTCACACTTCAAAAATAGTACAAGTTATGTGCAACAATGATAACAGGTATCATAGTAATAAACAATAaggtaatcaaactaatttttaaaaaatgtataaagatACTTGTACTTTAGGCCTAAGTATCAAGATATCACcacagttataataataaacaacgtAATTATAATGTATCATTATCAGGACAATCCTCCGTCTATAGTATATTAGAAGGAATTGAGCATGTGCTGATGCCTTGACATTACTGGTGGTAAATTTTTCATCAATGGACACATGCCATTTGGTTGAAGAGTATTTTCTATTCACTGCTGTACCTGGTAATAGACATGCAAGGAATGATATTTTGCAGCATATGTTGGGGGAATAgattttattttgctttttgctcctttctcacagaaccTTAGGTTGTCTAAAGTGCTACCAATGCCAATTCATCTGATGCGATGATTTGTTTTTAGACGTTTAGTTTTACAGAGATTGTAAGCACACCGTACTACTGCAGTATTGGAGAGGGCACCCTACTTTTgaaatttagttcaaaattgcaAAATTTTAGGGTTTtgggaaaaacacaatatttgtaaaattaacTGATTAACGGAAAAATATtattagtgaaataaattcataaatgattTTAGTAcattgtcatgtaaaattaaatgtcttTGAACCAAAcaataatctgtaatttaacggaaaaatcaaccaatgtcttttttccgaaattgtaccctagaaaatcgttaaaataaaatatttagcaaaattgaacagtcctgaattttAAATCCCTGGTAGAAATATTaaatctacagaatacgatcgatattaagatacaaaattcggtaagtgggatgcagctccgactattcaaactaaaggtacctccctatttgttccatcgaaaactagcgaaaccgccattttgtaaacaattgtcatcgtgtttatgaattaatttatttatagcgaacgatatacgcgatgtttattattgtccgcgtataagtatttatataaaaaaatacattccaTTACAAAGTattttattacttgtttatttatgacaatataaattttagttgaggaatatttatcataactattataatagcttgtatacgagtccgaggcctagccctatttagcgagcgattgttccaggggcgcaaagtcacttagtgacatcgtgatcgggcgcgtcgggaCTAGCTAATATCAATAATATGAACTGAAATAAacggctaacaagaactgttgtaatatacttgcttacaattttttgttaatgatgaacaaacaagcaattaatttgaataacaaattattttaaattttgtttgggtaaaaacataataatgtacCAAAGTAacaaactactgtataataattaatagtaatacagtatttataaaatataatataggcctaacaataaatattcaatttttaaggtctacccATAGAGATAATTATAGTGAACCTAtggtctaccacatgacaataacataatttacaacgtatagtgtagtaggtttgcattcaacataaaacatttgtattgtaattcgcCTATCATGAATTCTCTGCAACATTGgctacattattattttgtaattcaacattttgttttaaattattaaagtaTAGTTTGGGTATCATCTTTTTATTCACTTCACTCTCAATTTGAAGTCACAATGATTTCTGAAAGtgtcaacaaaattaataaattttatttaacaaatatttttaatgtctggttgtattatataattatgatattattattatatattatatgatggcctaaaaaataaaagggggctgtattttattatttaaattaaagtatttaccattattatttatataatctaggcctactactagcctagctaggcatctatATTTAgcttaataaatcaaataataaatgaaaaataaaataataataatactgattaAAAAGTATTTGTTTGGGGTGATCAAATCACCGTTCCAGGCTgggccggccaggaccaatgatatTCGTacagtacaacttaacgactatcggatcagcatcaacacagttTACAAAACCATGGATATTTCCTTCATggtacaacacacgtctcgtTATCGCCTATACTGACCACCATAGAGTtattactataatatctctatgtacTGACATACGTGTCTCGCGTcgccgaaaccacgctcacagctagaaaatgtactacctttcgaggcctgagaatacaccaacaaattttgaacaggatagaaatatatcatactcgattaaagtaatattattcttgataaaacaattgattataatttttttaattctgtaggatgcacctccgactatttTTCATAGCCatatggcggccattttgttaaaaaaacctatttcccctacctggatttttctagaTTTTAGTACCGTATGTTCATATAAGcaccttatagaaatgcattgtggtgtaatgttgcaattttttcaaccatatttcatagttttcctGTACTAAGTACAATTACTGCGTT
This is a stretch of genomic DNA from Antedon mediterranea chromosome 3, ecAntMedi1.1, whole genome shotgun sequence. It encodes these proteins:
- the LOC140043832 gene encoding carbohydrate sulfotransferase 11-like produces the protein MAWSRLNVRMLFMFVFICAGFMFLFLFMDIDAYDLAITRKTKLKHLHLSNNTQLVANSTEQLESIEEFMKRYSLIHVKRTKHTNEMCLRHGKRLAGKPLSKLLVNEKHKLVFCQTPKVGSVSWCRIMLVLSEYMNYTQVMKLTAAQVSRAWKKHVPRLGAFPLSKQKHILANYTKFMFVRHPFTRLLSAFNDKMKKKDGKYQRGTEYYVNKIKGHYRWDRNATEDVEFVDFINMVVSNVGNVHWSEMYKVCGSCDIHYDVIGHFEDMTNDAKYILTLSNVTSVGFPEPSKSHATYSSDNDKIFKAFSTLPVSMLADLYYKFKYDFTLFDYKIPFRINQNRK